In Brachypodium distachyon strain Bd21 chromosome 5, Brachypodium_distachyon_v3.0, whole genome shotgun sequence, the genomic window ACTGGTCGTAACTTTGTAGGCGATTTATCGTCACCGCGGAATGAGTCTTTGTACAGGTACAGATACATGTGCTCCGAAGATACGGCATTAGCTACAACGTGGAGCACGTATATCTACGTGCTTACGTACCGTTGCAGCGGCGGGGGCTTAATTGTTCGGGTTTGCAGTTACATGACGGCGCAGGCGCCGTAGGGCGGGGTCTCCTCGCAGAAGACCATAGGCGCGCACTGCATGGGCATCGGCATCTGGTACGGCGGGCACTGGCACgtgggcgccggcaccggcggcttGGAGTGGCACTCGCAGTAGGGCGCGCACGGCCACGTCGAGGGGAATGGGCATGGGTACGGGTATGCGTACGGTACCGGCTTGGGCTCGGGCTCAGTGGGCTTCTCGTCGatcttgggcttgggcttggaggccggcggcttGGCGACCTCGATGTTCCTGATGACCTTGCCGGCCTTGCACCGGAGCTTGCAGCtgagctcgtcggcgtcgaaCGGCCCTGAAACGAGCACCTTCTCCTCCCCGTAGACGATCTTCTCGATGGGGAACTTGCCTCGGTCCTGGATGGAGGACAAGACCTTGTGGATCTTGGCGCTGCAGCGGCAGCAATCCATGTCCACCGTCACGATCAACGTCGGCATCTATGATCTATCTGCACATATCATATGTAACAGCAGATACACCATGAATGTAGATGCAAGATCAATGTGCATTATGTTCCTCTTGCTAGCTTTTAATCTGAAGGGGCGCGCGCAACAGAACCAGAAGAAATCAAAGAGATGGAAACTTGAGCTTGCCTTTGCTTTGCAGTCCTGAAGGCTGACGTAGTTGCGGGAACATTAGGCAGGAGAGGAACACAACAAAGTGGAGTCGCATGTGGAAGAAGGCAGGTTTTATATTTACCACAGCGCCAGACCCGACATATTCATTTGGATTTGGTGCCGGGATCACGTCGGCACGGATCGAGTATTCAATGCCGTTTCTGAAACCTAGTGCctgtattgggtgccggatcACATCTGATTTAGGACTTCTAGCGCTGCGGTCCTGAAACCACGACGTGTAAGGATGGAGGGAGGGACTCAAAGGAGTAACCACTCCGCGGCTGAGGTTTCTCGTCgaagagcttcatgcgctagccaacgcaaccaaaagaccgatctgatggaaagAGCCAGACAAttcacttatacttcaacactccccctcacgTGTGGCTTCCTCAGGGCTAAACGTGGATCGAAAGTGCGTCACAATTTAATTGCAGCAACCGGGTCTCGAACTCGAGACCTCTTGGCTCTGACACcatgaagagcttcatgcgctagccaacgcaaccaaaataCCAATCTTATGAAAGGggctaggcaatccacttatacttcaacattCATGCCAAGATGGCACCCACATGTATAAGATGATTCTCGATTACATACTCATGGGTTGAAATTTGGCCCAAACCCGTAGTCTAATGGGGTTTTCACCCACCGGGTACATGGATAATGAGTGTCCATTACCATCTTGACTCACATGTCGTGTTTTTGGAGCTCTTACTCCCTCACCATAGCCTCTGATTTCTTCTACCCTAAAATTCACTTTCCTCTCCCCTACCTCCTCTAAAATTGAAATGACGTCACTCCAGTTCCGCAGCATTGGCAATCGACCAAATGGAGGCGGCGCACGGGAATGACCTTGAAGGACTTCAAAGAGGCGGCTCTGCATCTTCTGATGGGCATCAGATGAGACGATGTTGGGGCTAATCGATCTTGGGAATGAGGCGCGTGATGTGGCTGCCCACGGACGACAGAAACTCCTTATGCACGGTAGTAGAAGAGGCCGCGACACGGTCTGCACCTTCCCAATATATGCGGCGCTCTATCACAGATTTATGCCCAGATCTAAAATTCACTTTCCTCTCCCTTACCTCCTCTAAAATTGTAATGACGCCACTCCAGTTCCGCAGCATTGGCTACCGCTACATCAAATGGAGGTGGCACACGGAAATGACCCTTGAAGGATGACAAAGACGCGGCTCTGCATCTCCTAGTGGGTCAGATGAGATGATGTTGGGGCTAATATTGGGAATGAGGCACATGATGTGGCTGCCCATGGACGACACAAACTCCTTATGCGCAGTTGTAGAAGAGGTTGTGACACGGTCTGCAGCTCCCCTATGCGGCCTGAAGCTGGGTGtgagggggagggaggggggcaGTTTGCGCCAAGAAAAGAGATAGGGCTAGGAAGAAGAATTGATGGGAAGCGTTTATGTTTGTATTGGTAGTGTCTTATAAGATACGGTTAAGTCGGCACGAAAACTGCCTGATTTATTGTGGTTGTCGACATATGATTAGTTGGTGCACAAAAAATAGACGAAAAGGGAGATTAGgattagggcatctccaagggagATCCCATTTGTCTATTTGGGGTTGACCTGACAAATGGGAATATAGTAGTTACTATGTACCATGGTAGTCGATGAAGCACCCATCTATCCATCTCACTATTTTTTATTCTATCTTGCACATACATATATGATTTAAACACCAcactactccagaaaacccctctagtggcggtcaaaaaatggggttggtggcggtgatcacgcccgccaccaactctgcgtcactggaggttttagcaccggtggcgggtaaaatacccgccactccTGCTCGgagatcaccaatggcgggtaaacTACCCGCTACCGAAGATCTACAAACTGCCATTGTAaatccctccggcaccacccgaaaagtgcgtggagtacagCAGTGACGGGTGcagtacccgccactggatatttccagtggcggttgacgtggttatgactaaccacgtactcgactcgattatacccggtacagcccagctgggggcccacaaggaagcctacacttcgactccaggagtctacatgccaaaccttgcgactcaagacaaggaagaTTAATTAAAGTATATCttctcattgtaaccgacttggactctacttgagacctgagttcctgcatacataaaggaccaggagggggagccaagaggacacccccaacttagatacaagtcgcctagacgcactcgacgaCTCGGTGCATCGAGACTCtacggcaccccattgtaatcgactcatcaatacagatccgacaagcaggacataggggtattacctcatcgagggccctgaacctgggtaaatcgtgtctcctctgtccttgttagccgacgagttcgccaacacacactcgaaatctttccttgatacaagtccatcaatatggacattgtcgaagttacatcttcgtcattggcgccgttTGTGGGAACAACGTGTGTTGGAAACACGACCTCGACTATTCCAGATCCAGCAGAACCATCATTGACTCAGGCGGAGTTGACGATCCTCTAGTCTTCTGCCGCTCGCCTTCAGTCCATCCCGCAGTCTTGGACAAACTTGATGACCACTTGGATCTCATATTCGGCGAGTTCCACGTCCGATCCGGTATCCTTCGGTTACCGTGTCTGACTCCTTTGACTCCGGAAGAAttgcttctcctttctccttcaGAGAAAGACCCGCCGACAATCTCGTCGGAGCTGCTCAAGGAGGCAGAGCGAGTCCCCTCTTGGACCTGCTCTGATTTTAAAGACGATCCATCCTCACGTGCGGACAGCCCCGTCCCTAGCGACGCTGGCGACCACTCAGAACAAGGGAGTTGCCATGACAACCTCACCTCGCCGGGTTCACCCGACGAAACAGAACAGGTTTCCCTAGGAACCTACTCCGACTCTGGCAGCAATCCACCCCAGTCTACAGAAAGCCCCGTCCCAGGCGACGCCGGCAACTCCTCAGAGCGGGAAGGCTCCCATAGCAGCAACGATCTTGCGCCCGAGTGCGCCATCGCtcaagtcttcatgacaaatTCCGCTGCCCCAAAGCAGACTCCTCCGGCCGCGAGTGCATCCGCAGGTCTACCAGCTGGATATTCTGCGGCAGAGAAAGCTCGAGTCCAGGCAGCACTTGAGTCAGGAGTCCTCATGAAGGATCCCACTATCGCTGAGTTGCAATTATATGCCAACTCACTTGCCAGGGCTCAGCGTGACTTGAACAAAGAGAAGGAGGATTTCGTCAAGAAGCAAAAGCTTGAAGCGGAGAGGCTGAAGAAACTAGATGAAGATATCCAGGCACACAAAATAACTCGCCCGGGTTCACTCAGCGACTCTGATGGAGCCACACCTCCCAGAGATGTCCCCAGATGAAACATCTCGCGTCGTGATCACACGACCCGAAACCTGGCTCCAAGCTTCATGTCGGTTGACGACCACAACGATATGATACCGGAAACCTCGAAGGCTGCCTTGCTTGCAGCCAATACCTACCTACAAACAATCCAGCCACCAGACAGTGACCTGCGCTCGCGGCTTCACAAACAGATTCTGGAAGGATTGAATAAAGCGGGGACTTCTTGTATCAGCCAAGACTTCAACAACCGAAGGCAGCCGCGGGACAGGACGCCATCCCGCCGCGAAGGAGAAATCCAGCATGACCTCGACCCGCCTCCACGAGGTCGCAGGGAGCGTGACTCGCACCCGAGGGAAACACTGGGGTCTCCCCGGGTCGCAAACTGCGATCGGCGAGACAGATATCGCGACCGCTCTCCGGACTCCGATCACGAGGCTGAGACATGCGGAGCGTCATGCTTCAGCCGTCGCATCCGTCAATCTAGGATGCCCAGAAATTTCAAACCGCCGATCGATCTAGCCAAGTATGACGGCACTCAAGAGCCCAAGAGTTGGCTGGAAGACTACCTCACCGGCATTCGCTGCCAAGGCGGTTCTGGTACCACCGCCATGCAGTGCCTGTAGCTGCAACTCAAAGGCCCTGCACGCACGTGGCTAACTGGCTAACCACGAGACTGACATTGACTCGTGGGAAGAGCTCGTCCAAGCTTTCACCCGCAACTTCAGGTCCACGTGCAAACGAACCGTCTCCCTCGAGCAACTCCGAGCTTGCATTCAAAAGGAGGGACAATCCATCAGTTCGTACATCCAGCGCTGGACCAACACCAAACACGCTTCTAAGGAAGTCTCCGATGAAAGCGCCATCGACACCTTCAAACGAGGACTCCGACGAGTCGAACTcaaggaagaattgggtcttgTGTGGCCCACAACCATCAGCTATCTGATGGAAATCGCCAATCGATGGGCTGACGGTGAAGACTCCGTTCGCAATGAACGCTACCGATCTccagaggaagagggtgatCGTGGTCACAATCGAAGGAGGAAGCGCAAAAACCGAGCCTTCAAAGAATCGCACCCACCTGAATTCATCGCAACAGCCTCTCCGTCAGATTTTGGCTCTCGGGAGAACGGAAATCGCGGTTGAGGTTTTCGTGGTGGTGACAAGCGCAAGCAACAATGGTAGAGAAAAGGGAACCAACCCATCCTTTCTCAACAACTATCTTCCCCTTGCCCGTTTCACGTCTACAGGGATGAGCAAGGAAACATCAAGCCAAGTCACGCTCTAGCCGAGTGCCAGCGTTTCAAGGAACTACAGGCTGAGTTTGCCGGGACACAGCAGTCGGCAACCAGTGCTGGCTTCTCACAATTACCTAGGATGCTTCTATACCCTAACGAAGGAGTCAATGCACCTTTGCCGCCTCCCAGACCAGGAGCTCTAGCCAtcggtgctcctcctccgcctccgcgcccaACCAGTTTTGCTGGCGCAGTGCACCCAATTGCACTTGCACCGTCACTAGAAGCGCCGACAACAGTGGCCAGTTCATATCTGACTCCGGTCGGTCACATCTGCATGATTCAAAAAGGGAAACCCACGAATCGGGTCCAAAAGTCTATTACTCGGCAGGTCCATATGGCCGTGAAGTCACCTCCCTCTTCAACGGAGTACCTCGACTGGTCGGAAGTAGAGATCATGTTCTCCAGAGAAGATCACCCACCCTGCATCCCACAACCGAGAAACGCAGCACTGGTGCTCGACGCACAGATCGGGGGCTACATGTTGAACAAAATGTTCATCGACGGTGGTAGTGGACTAAACATTATCTACGCCGACACCCTACGAAATATGAACCGCTCAACAACAAAGCTGGCTCCCACAGAGACAACCTTCCATGGGATCATCCCAGGAAAAGCAACCCCTCCACTGGGCAAAGTTAGCCTTGACGTGGTGTTCGGCACACCCGACAACTTCAGACGCGAAAGACTCGACTTCGAAGTGGTCGACTGGCCATCCCAGTACCACGTGGTCTTGAGTCGCGTCACGCTAGCACGCTTTATGGCAGTCCCGCATTACGCTTACCTTAAGCTCAAAATGCCTAGACCCAACGGCGTGATAACTATCTCTTGAGACTTCCTGCGGTCCGATCACTTCAACCGtgaattccataaaatttccGAGTCACTTGCCGCGAAGGACCAAGCTGGCCAGGCCTACTTCTTAACAGACGACGACCAAAATTCCGTCCTTAAGAAAAGAGCCATTGAGGCCACAGGCGGTGTAGACTTGAAGACGGAGGAAGCACATGCCTCTTCATCAAAAGAGGCCAACGTTGGCTCAGCCAGCAGCCCTATCAACTAAGGGGTACTGGCTCGCAGGGCTCCCCCAATCGCAACAACGGGAGCCCCCTCTAGCAGgcgcactaaaacaacgagcACACCAAGCCGGCTTCGCAGCCCATGCAGTGTAGCTCAGAAGACGCCTACCGAAGAGTGAGTCAGTTCAAACACATATCTGCGATCTCATCCACGCCTCGACATGGCTATTCAGCCAACTCGACTGCGGGATTTTTtacttgatttcttttttagTTTCTCATCTATTTGTCATCTTTCTCTGCATTTTTAAGTACCTTCTTGTACCATCGGTACgtaataaatatatttatgcTCCTCTACTCAGAGTCTTTTCCTTTTACTTACCTTGTTGCGGTCGCATCACACTCAGAACTGAGAGATCGATcccaaacttgtcattggacgcaccaacactcgggggctgcgtccaatcgaccccaaaattgtcattggacgcacccgacactcgggggctgcgtccaatcgacccaaaactatcattggacgcacccgacacttgggggctgcgtccaatcgaccccaaacttgtcattggacgcacccgacactcgggggctgcgtccaatcgatccaaacttgtcattggacgcacccgacactcgggagctgcgtccaatcgacccaaaattgtcattg contains:
- the LOC100844519 gene encoding protein PYRICULARIA ORYZAE RESISTANCE 21, yielding MPTLIVTVDMDCCRCSAKIHKVLSSIQDRGKFPIEKIVYGEEKVLVSGPFDADELSCKLRCKAGKVIRNIEVAKPPASKPKPKIDEKPTEPEPKPVPYAYPYPCPFPSTWPCAPYCECHSKPPVPAPTCQCPPYQMPMPMQCAPMVFCEETPPYGACAVM